Below is a genomic region from Triticum dicoccoides isolate Atlit2015 ecotype Zavitan chromosome 5A, WEW_v2.0, whole genome shotgun sequence.
cgAACACAATCcttatgttcaaaatcttctatggagtattcggagaatgaacccgccttgcaatgccgaagacaatctgcgcgccggactcgtcgtcattgaagcctggttcaggggctactgagggagtcctggattaaggggtcctcggacaaccggactatatactttggccggactattggactatgaagatacaagattgaacacttcgtcccgtgtccgggtgggactcttctttgcgtggaagacaggcttggcaattcggatatgtagatctcctcccttgtaaccgactctgtgtaaccctagccccctccggtgtctatataaaccagaggatttagtccgtaggacaagaacaatcataatcataggctattttctagggtttagcctctacgatctcgtggtagatcaactcttgtaatactcatatcatcaagatcaatcaagcaggaagtagggtattacctccatcgagagggcccgaacctgggtaaacattgtgtcccccgcctcctgttaccatcagccttagacgcacagttcgggaccccctacccgagatccgccggttttgacaccgacaNNNNNNNNNNNNNNNNNNNNNNNNNNNNNNNNNNNNNNNNNNNNNNNNNNNNNNNNNNNNNNNNNNNNNNNNNNNNNNNNNNNNNNNNNNNNNNNNNNNNNNNNNNNNNNNNNNNNNNNNNNNNNNNNNNNNNNNNNNNNNNNNNNNNNNNNNNNNNNNNNNNNNNNNNNNNNNNNNNNNNNNNNNNNNNNNNNNNNNNNNNNNNNNNNNNNNNNNNNNNNNNNNNNNNNNNNNNNNNNNNNNNNNNNNNNNNNNNNNNNNNNNNNNNNNNNNNNNNNNNNNNNNNNNNNNNNNNNNNNNNNNNNNNNNNNNNNNNNNNNNNNNNNNNNNNNNNNNNNNNNNNNNNNNNNNNNNNNNNNNNNNNNNNNNNNNNNNNNNNNNNNNNNNNNNNNNNNNNNNNNNNNNNNNNNNNNNNNNNNNNNNNNNNNNNNNNNNNNNNNNNNNNNNNNNNNNNNNNNNNNNNNNNNNNNNNNNNNNNNNNNNNNNNNNNNNNNNNNNNNNNNNNTtccccttccaccaagtggaatcctactagtaggactcctctctccggcgcgccctacaggggtcggtcggcctccccctctcctcctttatatacggaggcaggggcaccctatgtgcggtgccctcctccacagtttaccacctcggtcatatcgtcgtagtgcttaggcgaagccctgcgccggtaacttcatcatcaccatactATAGATGCTCTTAGGATGGCGAAGCAAGAAAGTTCCACGCTTTGACAAAGAGCCAGCCTCACAAGAGTACTCGAGAAAAATTGTCTCTTGTTTTCCGACATCCTACCACTCCaataggccaactccaacgctagaCCCCCATCATATCCGCCGCTTCTGTTTGGGCCCAAACGGACACACGACCCAGCCCAACGCGCAACCCCATCCTCAAAACTTGTCTGTTTCGGTCCGGCTCGACCCATTCCAGGCGCATAGTTGGGCCAGCTTTGCGATTGCACGGAGAACGAACGAACGGGCACGCATCCTCTCCGCGTCTGCGTCGGCCCCGCATGTTGGTGGTCCAACTACCTCCCACCTTTTGTAATCAATGCGCACGGGTGGTTGGGCCTGCAAGTCAGCCACACAGACGCCCCCTGCTGTGTCCTTTTCTACGGGCAAGCCGTGGACTCCAGTCGCTGTCCCCATCCACCACTACCCCACTATTGCCTCCCCCATCGGAGACACCGAAACCTTAGTCACCGTCGACCTCGCTCCCCCGCCGGCCATGGGGTTCTGGAGGTGGCACCCAGGCAAGAAGTCCAAGCACGATCACGAGGCGGGCTCGTCTTCTGGTAGCACAGCCAGCCACTCGACCTCTCCGGCTCCGTTCTCCATCTCCCCTCCGGCGGCCGCGCCACTCTTCAGACCCTACATCGGCGTCGAGGTGTGCCGCCGGTACTGGGACAGGCACTCCGCTGTCGTGGTCAGATACCCACCTCTCCAATGGGTGGCATCTGAGCCCGGATCGTGTGCCCATTCCCCCCGTGCCGGCGACAGGCCGCGCCCGCTTATAGGAGATCGCCCGTCGCCCACCAGGATCCCGCGCGAGCTCCTCGGCGACTGCAGGTACGCCGTGGACTTGCCACTGTCGGACACCTGGTTTCAGGATGAGCACGACATGCGCCGCGCCACCTTTTTGCCATTCGTGGGAGCCCGCCCTGCGTTTCCCACACAGTCGCGATGCGCCTCATGCGTGCGCGCCAAGCCCGCCAAGCGTGTGCGGCCGCACGCGAATCCGTGGCCTGACGCCGACACTGTCTCCCTCCCCATcgcctccaccaccgcaacctccCGCCAtgacggccaaggaggaggaatggcTCCTGCAGACCGTCATGGAGGACTCCGAGAGGGAGTACAGGTGCCAGCAGGAGGAGGAGTGGCAGGGCCTGCAGTTCAAGCTTGAGCTCTCGACCTCCGGGGACGTCTGCGTCCCGGAACTGGACGTCAAGCAGGAGGTCAAGGCGGAGCCCGCAGAGGAGCGTGCATTGCCGTCGTGGTCACCACCCCCAGCGCCAACGCCCcagcctcctccgccgcctgcATAGTACGCCCCTGACCCAATCTGGGGGCCACCGCCGCACCTCTGGACGCCCCCACCCTACATTGACCTCACGAGCGACTACGAGGACGGTGGCGCGTGAAGACGGCGGCTACGACGGCATCAGCAACGACGGCAAGGTCTTATACGGCGCGTGGGGCGGCCGCTTATCTTTTTTTTTTGTTTGATGTTAATTAAACTAAGTGTTGTGGTTGGTCCGTGAGGACGGCGGATTTTTAAAtatgtttttttagttttttagctaTGTTAAAATGCCTTATTTTGCTTTTGCGTGTGTTTTTTTCCCACCGCGGACAAGTTATGGTTGGGGCCACGCGTTGGGCGCCTCGATGCCAGTCCGACCCGACACGGACATCCGTCTCCCCATTCTCACCCCAAAGAGACGAAATCCAGACATCGGGATAGGGTCTAGCGTTGGAGTTTGGCCTTACCATGCTGGTAGCACGTCAACCGCCAATACCAATACCTCCACACACACAAATTTAACCGGGGTGAATCACATAAACCCATACAGTGAATCACATAAAAACTGACGTTAGTTCTAGCGTTGCTAATGGAAAACAAAACCCAGAAAAACAAGGAACTGACCACCGCTCTATACCATTACATCACTAAGACCAACCCAGCTCTACGCCGCAGCTCTACATATTACTCGGGGAAAAGGTAGACTACTAGACCACCACATGTAGGCTTTGTTCTTTCATGTATCCGTTCCATGGTATCGCAATGTAAAAACTCTATCTAGAAACTACTACCACGCAACTATTCTCTCGCTCACAACAAAGATACACACATGCAGAACGTACAACAAATTCTCAAACACTTGATAAAAACAAACCAGGAAAGGCCAAGAAGTTGAGGTAGAGCAAGAAAAGGCACACATGACTTCAGGATGTTTATTACGGTACAACACTCAAACAAAATATACGTGCACATGGGTCCGTCGCATCCCAACTAGGGTAATAATATACATCACACTCAGTACACGCGATGCAAGGAGGAAACTTCACATTTCACTAGTTCATCAGTTGGACCTCCATTTTAAACCACTTGATAGTCGATTTCACCTCACCTTGCCAAGACTACTGAGCAATCAGTCATAGCATGCAGAGCTCATGCATCATTAGCGTAGACACGGGTCCACTCTTTGGCTGCACAATATGAAACCGGCACTGCTTGAGAAAAATCTGCTATATTTTGCAGCTAGAAATGCGACAAGATCATCACCTGTTTCCACAGCTTCTGTTTCGTTGGCCTTCCAGTGCTTTGCCACATTGTCAGCAAGCGGATCGTCAGGATTTGGAGCGCTGAGGAGTGCTTGAATGCTGAAAATAAACATCAAGTGGAAAGGAATGAGATGTTCAGCTAAGATTGATTTGTTCTGCTCAACTCGTTTGAACTTTATGCTTATGTTTCAGCAAATATTTCCAAGTaaataccagcagtggtaaggtactGAAGGACCCACATCACGTACTCCTATGCATATTCTAGTTACAGCAACACATATCAGTTCTGCCACCAGTTTACTGGTGGTTGTGGTGGCAGTGCCAGCAGCTCCATCGTACTGTACATTTAGTGTCATCAACTATCGAAATCTTTCATTTCTTCTAGGGTCTCCGCATAATGACTGTATACATCCCATATGATATGCCTGGCTTTTTAGTGTGAAGCATTTGCAAAGTGCTACAAAAGCTATTTAATGTAGAATTAATGTCCCATTTCTAATATCCATTTCACAAAACTATTTCAGGAAACCTAAAAATGCTATTTAGTCCAGTGGAGCTGATAAATGGTTTCTATAGAAGTACCGACTTCTTTATGAACAAAACACACCAAATGCGGAGTACAACAGAATGTCATCACATATATCAACAAAAATACTACTGAAGCACGAACATTCACCTCAAAAGAACTGTTCGGATCTGAAGGGCAGGACTCCACTTGTCCTTTAAGATATCAAGGCATATCCTCCCAAGCTGTATATAATGTACGTATTAAGAAAAATAGTATAATTTATTAACGTATATAAGGGGTCAGAATATAACAAACTTACCTTGTCAATGTTTGGATGGTAAATTTTTGTGAGAAAGCGAACCTGTTTACAGTGATCAAATCAAAACTTCAGTCACAAAAAATGTATAAATTCATGTAGACCTTAAATCAATGTAACCACTCAATCTGAAGTCTTAACAAAATAACAAGACAAATCTAAGTCCTCTCAACACTAAATATGATGATGAATACATCTTCCTCAAACTCATCAAGATCCTTAGAAGAATCATATGATGATATCGAACATTTATTCATATGATTCCAACATTTATTTGTTAAGCTGCGATAGAATCTTAGCTACACATATGGGCTCCATATGAATTGGGTGCACATAAGAACTTAGTCTACATGAAGCTTGGAAAAAACATCAACAAAATTACAAACCGACAAAGTCGTAGCACTGAGATACTTGAAATAAAGCAACAATGAAACACCTTTGGCGGAGCCATTGGATATTCTTCAGGTAAAAACAACTCAAGTTTGAATACTCCTCCTGACAAGTAATCAAACTAACAGTTAACAAGACAGCATACTGCAGAAATAGCCAACATTAAAGATGAGTTAATCGTAATAACTTAGGAGCTAGGAATGCATTAGTGGAGGTAAAGAGGATGCAGTAATCATCACATGACAAAAAATGAACCACATCAGAAGTTTGTGTTGAGAATTGAAGTACTACTAAAATAACAGGGAGCATCCAGGACATTCAAGCATTTCCACATATGGGGAAAAACAGTGACTTAATTGCAAGCCTATTTAGGAGTCAGGAGTTGGAAAGCTATACATCTCAGGAAGATGATGTTGTCTATGTGATACCAACAGAAAATATAAACCTCTTCATTTTCCAGATACTTATATTTCAGGAAATAAATGATGCGTCCATGAATTTTGCAGAAACAAGAGCGTTCAATAACTTACACAAAAAAAAATGCTGCTTGCATTGCACCGAAATTCCTTTGAATTGTGCTAAACCATGTGTGCACGCACAGCAAGGTTATACTATATATATGTTATTTCTCTTAGTTGTGGCACACGACAAATATGGCTGCTTTGTTTCTTAATTATGGCATCACTTTGCTCTAAAATATTTAATGCTCGAATTATCCTTGATCATGTCCAACAGCTACAAATCACTATAAGAATCCACATACCGCGATAAATTTTCTTAGTACAGTTGATTGGGTCCTAAAGTTGATCTACCATTTCAACAGCCAATTAGAGCATTGCATTGCTAACTCTGCAGTTAATGCCAAAGGCAACTAAAGTACAGAACAGAGGAACAGAAGGAAAAAAACTTAACACCTTCATATGGCGACTGAGTTGGGCCAAGGATCATGACATTGAAGTAGCGCATGTTCTCCTCTGATGGTGAAGCACTGATCCCAGGAGCTGCAAGAACATAACAAGGGCAGTGCCCGGGATCCTCAACAGACCATCCAACGATTGTTTTTACAAATTTAAGGAACAGCTAAAGTAGGGACCGACTCTTCACAGTTAGAGAAATAACTGAAGCTCTAGTATTAACTAGCCAAAACAAACAAACAAGAGATTAGAGGATCTATTGAAGCTAACTGGAGATgcaaaaataggcaaaaacaaactCCTAAAATAGCATCAACTCCTGCGTAGAGGCATCTCAGATCTCACCTGGTTCGCTGAGCAGCCGCTGCGTCTCCTGCAGGAAGCAACACCCACCGAAAATCACCAAAATTGCATGGAAAGGAGCGGGAAAACTGGGGAAGATGGAACGACAGCGCACGGAAGGGTTAGTTACCTTGATGATGCGGCGGGGGAGGTTGCTGTTGGCCATGGAGAAGATGGGTTGGGCTAGGGCTAGGGTTTCGTGCTCTTGGGATCGATCGCGGCGGAGGGGAGGGGACGGGAGGAGAGGAAGGACCAAAGGAGGCGGCGTCAGCGAACAATGATCCTTCGGGGTATGCAGTTTAGTCCCTGTTGTTTGGGGTTTTTATGAGGCT
It encodes:
- the LOC119301281 gene encoding ubiquitin-conjugating enzyme E2 36-like, whose product is MANSNLPRRIIKETQRLLSEPAPGISASPSEENMRYFNVMILGPTQSPYEGGVFKLELFLPEEYPMAPPKVRFLTKIYHPNIDKLGRICLDILKDKWSPALQIRTVLLSIQALLSAPNPDDPLADNVAKHWKANETEAVETAKEWTRVYANDA